A genomic segment from Bubalus kerabau isolate K-KA32 ecotype Philippines breed swamp buffalo chromosome 14, PCC_UOA_SB_1v2, whole genome shotgun sequence encodes:
- the LY6E gene encoding lymphocyte antigen 6E: protein MKVFLPLLLAALLGVERAHSLVCFTCQNVKSNWYCLKPTICSDTDSYCVTVSASAGLKNVVDLGYSLYKFCSPICGSTSLNFGVASMDTSCCQSFLCNISAAGRGPRASTPVLVLGLLLSLLAALLRFGP from the exons ATGAAGGTCTTCCTGCCGTTGCTGCTGGCTGCCCTCCTGGGCGTGGAGCGAG CCCACTCCCTGGTGTGCTTCACCTGCCAGAATGTGAAAAGCAACTGGTATTGCCTGAAGCCGACCATCTGCTCCGACACAGACAGTTACTGTGTGACGGTCTCTGCATCCGCTGGCCTCA AGAACGTGGTGGACTTGGGCTACTCCCTGTACAAGTTCTGCTCCCCGATCTGCGGCTCCACGAGCCTCAACTTCGGCGTGGCGTCCATGGATACCTCCTGCTGCCAGAGCTTCCTGTGCAACATCAGCGCGGCGGGCCGCGGGCCGCGGGCCAGCACCCCTGTGCTGGTCCTGGGGCTCCTGCTCAGCCTGCTGGCGGCTCTGCTGCGGTTTGGACCCTGA